A section of the Humulus lupulus chromosome 2, drHumLupu1.1, whole genome shotgun sequence genome encodes:
- the LOC133814544 gene encoding uncharacterized protein LOC133814544, with amino-acid sequence MFLFPVGNLAAPVEEWTVSGTDLTALMDVERRHGKFKPAIKKAMVELQGNILEADYLLWNTVNGDKRWCCTYLLAPSDPLFVELGAAFIKRQIEEYGDVTDIYNCLVARKEIKDYVGKQALILTIPECKDKFQDVLLYNFFGSSPLGEQWKVICNYTTEQNSDHLVFGSVPGSMSTSFSLFDNSKHYIMLDELKQLYIAVSCTKQRLWICDSTEQSKPMFDYWIKKCLVHIKQLDDSLVSSMQVPSSQQEWKSRGIKLYYEHNYEMASICFEKSCDIYWERKSKAAGLKVMADRIYSSNSQEANSLLRKAAEIFVDIGEADSAARCFCDLGEYETAGSVYLKSCGESELQRAGECFTLVGCYERAADAYARGNFFSKCLNICTKGKLFSMGLTYIEHWKQHAKKEGDINTKAEEIEKN; translated from the exons ATGTTCTTGTTTCCA GTGGGGAATTTGGCTGCTCCAGTTGAAGAATGGACCGTTAGTGGGACAGATTTAACTGCACTAATGGACGTGGAGAGAAGACATG GAAAGTTTAAGCCTGCAATCAAGAAGGCCATGGTGGAGCTTCAAGGTAATATCTTAGAAGCAGACTATTTACTTTG GAACACTGTAAATGGCGATAAGCGATGGTGTTGTACTTACCTTCTTGCTCCTTCTGATCCTTTGTTCGTTGAACTTGGAGCAGCTTTTATTAAACGACAAATCGAAG AATATGGAGATGTGACAGATATATACAATTG TCTAGTAGCTCGAAAGGAAATAAAGGACTATGTTGGTAAGCAAGCTCTTATCCTAACCATACCAGAGTGCAAAGACAAGTTTCAG GATGTATTATTGTACAACTTTTTTGGATCATCTCCTTTGGGAGAACAATGGAAGGTTATATGCAACTACACCACAGAACAAAATTCGGATCATCTTGTTTTTGGATCAGTTCCTGGATCCATGTCAACCAGTTTTTCACTCTTTGATAATTCCAAACATTACATTATGTTGGACGAGTTGAAGCAATTATACATTGCTGTTTCATGTACAAAGCAGAGATTATGGATTTGTGATAGCACAGAGCAATCAAAGCCTATGTTTGACTATTGGATTAAGAAGTGTCTTGTTCATATTAAACAACTTGATGATTCACTAGTATCTTCAATGCAAGTCCCAAGCAGTCAACAAGAGTGGAAATCACGGGGCATCAAG CTGTATTATGAGCACAACTACGAAATGGCCTCAATTTGCTTTGAAAAATCTTGTGACATATATTGGGAAAGAAAATCTAAAGCTGCTGGCCTTAAAGTTATGGCTGATCGTATCTATTCTTCCAATTCTCAAGAAGCTAATTCTCTCCTTAGGAAAGCTGCTGAGATATTCGTAGATATAGGCGAAGCTGATTCTGCTGCTAGATGTTTTTGTGATTTGGGGGAGTATGAAACCGCAG GTAGTGTATATTTGAAAAGTTGTGGCGAGTCTGAGCTACAAAGAGCTGGAGAATGCTTCACTCTTGTAGGTTGCTATGAGCGTGCAGCTGATGCCTATGCTAGAGGAAATTTTTTCTCCAAGTGTCTAAATATATGCACCAAAGGGAAGTTATTTAGCATGGGTTTGACGTACATAGAGCACTGGAAACAACATGCTAAGAAAGAGGGTGATATAAACACTAAGGCTGAAGAGATAGAAAAAAATTGA